In Shinella zoogloeoides, the genomic window TGACGTGACCGACGATGTGCGAGGCCATGACGCCGCCCGGATAGAAGCGTCGCTTTTCCGGCCTGAAACCGAGTCCGGGAAGGCCGAGGGCGAGAATGTCCGCCTGCTGCTTGGGCGTGAGCTGGCGCCGCAGCCACTGGAATCCGCTGTCCGAGCGCAATTTCCTGTGCGTGTCGCTCCAGTCGAGGTTCGGGATGACCAGCGCGAGCTTTTCCACGACCTCGTCGGCATCGACGATGCGGCGAGGATCGGCGTAGAGCGAGACCATGTTGAGATCGGTCGCCAGCAGCAGCCCGTTCCGGTCGACGATGTTGGGACGGGAGGCGACCGCGTGGACGTTTCCCGCAATCGATGCGGACAGGACGGGCTCGGAGAGGCCGTACTGGACGAGGCGCGTGCCGATGACGAGATAGGCCGCGATGAAGGCGGCGATGACGATCGCCAGACGCCGCCGCGCCTGTTTCCTGCGGCGCGCATTGGTGCCGATGAAGGCGCCGCCGTCGGCGCCCGCCTTGCGCCGGATGGTGAAATGAGCGCGGCTCTGGAGCCGGATGACAAAAGAAATCACTTCAACACAACCTTCGCCTACGCCGCCATGATCGAACGGCAGGATGTGCCGGCCCGGGCGAGGGAAGCCTGCATGCGCAGGGGCTGGAAACCAAGGAAAGACTGGCCGGTCAGCCGTGCGCGATTAAAACTGCATTAATATACATTTAAAACCGTCCTTGCGGTCTTTACGATTTGTTAGGTGCGGCGCGCATGGGGCGAAGAAGCAGGCTCCATGCGGAATGCGGCGCTTGCCCCCGTTTCAATATTCTCAGAGCGGCCTGCGGCACGGTGATGATGCGGCCGAGGCGGCGCACGACTGTGAAAAGGCGCGGGCCGGATTCAGTCGTTGACAAGCATTCGCGTCAATCTCATATATGAAGGAGAAATTTACATAAGAATTTTGGAAGCCTTCAGTCGGGCTTCCGATGAGGAGGAAAACGCGATGCAGGATGAAACCGGATTGCTGGCCGGCCTCACCGTGGTCGATATGAGCCAGTTTCTTTCCGGCCCCTATTGTTCGCTGCGGCTGCTCGATCTCGGCGCCCGGGTCATCAAGATCGAGCGGCCGGACGGCGGCGACCTTTCCCGCCGGCTCTATCTCAGCGACACGGAGGTCGGCGGCGATTCCACGCTCTTCCACGCCATCAACCGCGGCAAGGAAAGCCTCGGCATCGACCTCAAGAACCCCGATGACCTTGCCTTCCTGCGCAGGCTCCTCGCGAAAGCAGACGTGCTCATCCAGAACTTCCGGCCGGGTGTCATCGAGCGCCTCGGTCTTGATTACGCGGCGGTGAAGACGATCAATCCGGCCATCGTCTATGCTTCGATCAGCGGTTACGGCGAGGATGGTCCCTGGGTCATGCGGCCGGGGCAGGATCTTCTTGCGCAGGCGCGCTCCGGCCTGATGTGGCTGAACGGCGACGAAGAGCAGGGGCCGGTGCCCTTTGGCCTCGCGGTCGCCGACATGCTTGCCGGCGCCAATGCCTGCCAGGGTATCCTGGCCGCGCTCGTGCGGCGCGGGATTTCCGGCAAGGGCGCCTTCATCCAGACGAGCCTTCTTGAAAGCCTGGTGGACTTCCAGTTCGAGGTGCTGACCACGCATTTGAACGATGGGGGGCGCAAGCCCAGACGCTCCGATTTTCGCAGCGCCCATGCCTATCTCTCCGCGCCCTACGGTGTCTATCCGGCGAAAGACGGATATTTGGCGCTCGCCATGACGCCGATCGGCCGGCTGCAGGACCTGTTGCAGATCGAGGCGCTTGAGCCCTATCGCGACGACAGCAAGGCTTGGTTCACCGCGCGCGATGCGATCAAGCAGATCATTGCCGCGCGCATCGCCGGAGAAACCGTCGATCATTGGCTTTCCATTCTCGAACCGGCCGATATCTGGTGTTCCAAGGTTCTCGAATGGCCGGAGCTTATGGCGAGCGACGGTTTCCGCATTCTCGACATGCTCCAGACCGTTACGCGGGAGGATGACGTATCGGTCGGCACGACACGATGCCCCGTGCGCGTTGATGGACGCCGGCCGAAAGGCGGTCGCGCGGCGCCGCGTGTCGGCGAGCATACCTCAGACATTCGGGCGGAGTTTGCAAAATGAGCATCACCCTCAAGGGAATGACCTGGAGCCATCCGCGCGGCTATGACCCGATGGTGGCTGCCTCCCGAGACTGGCTGACGGAAACCGGCGTCTCCATCGCGTGGGACAAACGTTCGCTGCAGGATTTCGAGAGTTTTCCGGTCGAGGAACTCGCCCGCAGCTACGACCTTATCGTCATCGATCATCCACATGTAGGACAGATCACAGGGGAGGGCTGCCTTGCACCGCTCGACGTGCCGGGCCGAGAAGCGGCCTTCGCCGCGCTGGCGGACGGGTCTGTCGGCGCGTCCTCTCCGAGCTACAACTGGCAGGGCCGCCAATGGGCCTTTCCGATCGATGCGGCGACGCAGGTGCTCGCCTACCGGCCGGATCGGCTCGCCGCCCCGCCGACACGCTGGGAGGAGGTTCTAGACCTCGCGAAAGCCGGCGAGGTGCTGCTGCCGCTCCGCCCGCCACATTCGCTGATGTGTCTGTTCTCGCTCTGCGGCAATCTCGGCCGGCCGTGCTCCGTGGAGAAGGACTGGCCGTTCATCGATGCCGGAATCGGAGTGGAGGCGATCGAGAGGATCCGCGAACTTGCCGCGCTCATGGATCCTGCCTGCATCGAGATGGATCCGATCGCCGTCCTGGACCGTATGGGCGCTGAAGGCGCGCGCCATAGCCTTGTGCCGCTGGTCTACGGTTATGTCAGCTACAGCCTGGAGGGTTTTCGCGCAAACCGCATCGCCTTTGCCGACATGCCGGTAGCCGGCGCCGATGGTCCCGTCGGCTCGGCGCTCGGCGGGACGGGCATCGCCGTCTCCTCTTTCTCGACGAACCGCGAGGCGGCCATCGACTTCGCATACTGGATTGCCGGAGGGATCGTGCAGGCAGGTCGCTACTGGCAATCCGGCGGCCAGCCGGGGCATGCCGCGGGATGGGAGGATGCCGGCGCCAATGCCGCCACGCTGGACTTCTATCGCAACACGCGCCGGACGCTGGAAGGCGGCTGGCTGCGGCCGCGGCACGATGGCTACATGCCCTTCCAGGAGGCCGCATCCCAGCGCATTAACCAGGCGGTGACCGGCCACGAGCCTGCGGCGCAGGCCATTGCGGATCTCAACGCGCTTTTCCTGAAAAGCTTCCGTTAGCCAGGGGAAGGTGAATCGTCCGTTCAAATACGAATTTATTCGTCGGCCTTGAAGCCGGCGCCCGCCATTTCCGAGAGGTTGCGGGTAGTGTCGCTCAGGAGCTGGATCGTCGTGGAGATGTCAGGCGCGACGGGCGTGTTGATCAGCGTGATATAGGGCACGGTGAGGGCCGCGATCGCCGTGCCGTCCGCCCCGAGCACCGGCGCCGACAGGTTGATGACGCCGGCCGTCTGGGCGCTCGGCATCATTTCGTAGCCGCGGGTGCGGATTAGGTCGAGTCGCGACAGGAATTCCGGCGTCACGCGCCCGTCCGCACCGCCGTCGCCGACATGTTCGGCAATCATGCGCTCGCGCTCCTGCGGCGCGCGGAAGGCGAGCAGGGCGTGGCCCGAGCCGGTGTCGAACAGGCCGATGCGCGAGCCGACGCGAATGGAGATGCCCCAGTAGCCTGGCGCTTCCTGCTGGGCGATGACCACGGGATTGCCGCGGTCGAAGACGACGAGCTGGTTGGCTTGGCGGGAAGCCTCGGCGAGCTCGCGCATCAGCGGTACGGCGAAGGAGACGAGCCGGCGCACCGGCGCGTGAAGCTGGGCTAGGCCGAAGAGTTTCAGCGTCAGCGAGAAGCGGTCGCCGTCGATGCGGGTGACGTAGCCGCGTTTCACCAGCCGGTCGAGCATGCGGTAGAACTCGTTCGGGCTGCGATCGAGGCGCTTGGCGATTTCCGCCTGCGTCAGGCCGCCGTCGACGTCCGCCAACAGTTCCAGGATGTCGAGGCCCTTGTCGAGTGCGGGCGCCCTGTAGCGATCGTTTTCCTCGTCCGACACCCAAAACTCCTCCAGTGAATAAGTAAATTCATATACGCAGAAATACCGCGTGACAATCCCGAAACGCCCTTTTGGCTTGACGATGGATGAATAATTGGTTTGTATATAAATGAAGCTCTTATTGGTGAGGGCTGGCGTCAAGCCATAGGGAGGAGAAGATGTCGAGATTTCTAGCCGGTGTCGCAGCCGGTGCCGTGATCTGCGCGTGGGCGGGATCTGCGCTCGCTGCCGATCTGCCGGGAAAATTCGAAGGCGTGACCGTCGATGCAAAGCTCATCGGCGGGCAGCAGTATGAAGCGCTCTATGCGCGCATTGCCGAATGGGAGAAGGCGGCCGGCGCGAAGGTGAACGTTCTTTCCAAGAAGAACCACTTCGAGCTGGACAAGGAAATCAAGTCGGACATCGCGACCGGCAACATCACCTGGTGCGTCGGCTCGAACCATTCGTCCTTCGCGCCGCAATATCCCGACATCTACACCGACCTTGCCGCGCTGCTGCCGAAGGAAGAGGTCGATGCTTTCGTGCCGGCCAACATCGCGGCCTCCACACTCGGCGGCAAGCTCGTGATGCTGCCGCGTGCGCAGTTCGATGTTTCGGCCCTCTACTACCAGAAGAGCCTCTATCAGGACGAGGCCAAGAAGGCGGCGTTCAAGGGGAAATACGGCTACGACCTCGCCCCGCCGGACACCTGGCAGCAGGTCACCGACCAGGCGACCTTCTTCGCGAGCCCGCCGGATTTCTACGGTACGCAATATGCCGGCAAGGAAGAGGCGATCAATGGCCGCTTCTATGAGATGCTGGTCGCCGAAGGCGGCGAATATCTCGATGCCGACGGCAAGCCCGTCTTCAATTCGGAAGCCGGCGTGCGCGCCCTCGACTGGTTCGTCAACCTCTACAAGGCAAAGGCGGTTCCCGCCGGCACGACCAACTACCTGTGGGACGACCTCGGCCAGGGCTTTGCCTCCGGCACGATCGCGGTCAACCTCGACTGGCCTGGCTGGGCGAGCTTCTTCAACGACCCGAAGTCGTCGAAGGTCGCCGGCAATGTCGGCGTAAAAGTGCAGCCGGCCGGTTCCTCCGGCAAGCGCACCGGCTGGTCCGGCCACCACGGCTTCTCGGTCACGGAAAGCTGCGCCAACAAGGAGGCCGCCGCCTCGCTCGTCTGGTTCCTCACCAACGAGGACAGCCAGAAGCTGGAATCCTCGGCCGGCCCGCTGCCGACGCGCACTGCCGTCTGGGAATACAACATCCAGCAGGCTGAAAGCGATCCCTACCGAAAGGAAGTCCTGACGGCCTTCCAGGAGGCGGCGAAGAACGCCTTCGCCGTGCCGCAGACGCCGTCGTGGATCGAGATCTCCAACGCCGTCTATCCGGAGCTCCAGGCCGCCATCCTCGGCGACAAGACCTCCAAGGAAGCGCTGGATGCGGCCGCCGAAAAGGCGACGCAGATCCTCGAAGACGCCGGCTCGCTCTAAATGCCAGACGCGGCGCCGGTTCGGCCGGCGCCGCCCATCCTTAATGACATCTTGAAGGACGAGACCGCCGGCCGGCTTTGGCGGGCGGCGTCCTTTCCGCATCCGTGAAGACAGGAGAAGCCGACATGAAAGGCTGGAGGCCACCGGCACCGTTTCTGCTTCTGCTGCCCGCCGTTCTGGTGCTCGCAGCCGTCGTCATCATTCCGTTGATCCTGTCGCTCTATTCGAGCTTCACGTCGTTCCGGCTGACGCAGCCCGCCTCGCTCTACAATTTCATCGGCTTCCGCAACTATGCGCGCATCCTGACGGATATCGAATTCTGGACGGCGTTCGGGCGCACCGTGCTCCTGCTCACCGTCGCGCTCAACGTGGAAATGCTGCTCGGCCTCGGCCTCGCCATGCTTGTGGAAAAGGCGACGCGCGGCCAGCGGCTGCTCAGAACCATCATGATGTTCCCCATGATGTTCTCTCCGATCCTCGTCGGCTTCCAGTTCAAGTTCATGTTCAACGACAATATCGGCCTCGTGAACAACGCGCTCCAGTCGCTCGGCCTGACCGATCAGGCGATCCCGTGGCTGATCGACGGCTCGCTTGCCTTCACCGCGATCCTCATTGCCGAAATCTGGTCATCCACGTCCGTCTTCGCGATCCTCATCCTCGCCGGCCTGCTGGCCATGCCGAAGGAGCCGATCGAGGCGGCGCGCGTCGACGGCTGCACGCCCTGGCAGACGTTCCGCTATGTCACCTGGCCGTTCATCATGCCCTTTGCCTATATCGCCATGACGATCCGCTCGCTCGATGTCGCCCGCGCCTACGACATAGTGAAGATCATGACGGACGGCGGCCCGGCCAAACGCACGGAACTGCTCTGGACGCTCGTCTCGCGCACCGCCTATGCGGATGCCCGCATGGGCCTTGCCAATGCCATGGCCTATGTCGCGATCCTACTCTCCATCCTCTTCACCGTCTATTTCTTCCGCAAGCTTGCGGCGGCGCGGACCCAGATCGCGGCCGAGTGGTAGGGGGAGCGGTGAGATGAACGACAACGCAAAAGCCCGTTTCAACGGCATCCTCCTTTCCGCCGCCCACAAGATCGGCCTGTTCCTGGCGATGGCGATTATCTGCCTGCCCGGCCTGTGGATCGTGCTCGCCTCTTTCCGACCGACGGTCGAGATCATGGCGAAACCGCCGGTGTGGGTTCCCGAGAACCTGTCCTTCGATGCCTATGTCGCCATGTTCTCCGGTGTCGGGCAGGGCGGTATTCCGGTCATCGAATATTTCCGCAATTCGCTGATCATCTCCGTCACCTCGACGGCGATCGCGCTGGCGATCGGCATGGCCGGCGGCTACGCCTTCGCGCGCTTCCGTTTCAAGGCGAAGTCGTCGATCTTCCTCGGCCTGATGCTGACGCGCACGGTGCCAGGCATCGCGCTCTCGCTGCCGCTGTTCTTCGTCTATTCCAGGCTCGGCATCATCGATACGCATTTCGGGCTGATCATGGCCTATGTGGCGCTCAACGTGCCCTTCACCATCTGGCTGATCGACGGCTTCTTCCGGCAGGTGCCGAAGGATCTGGCGGAGGCGGCGCAGATCGACGGCTGCACGCGCTGGCAGGCCTTCTGGCAGGTGGAGTTCCCGCTGGCCGGTCCCGGCATCGCGTCGGCCGGCATCTTCGCCTTCCTCACCTCGTGGAACGAGTTCGCGCTAGCTTCCCAGCTCACCCGTTCCGTCACCTCCAAGACCCTGCCGGTCGGCCTGCTCGACTACACGTCGGAATTCACCATCGACTGGCGTGGCATGTGCGCGCTGGCGGTGATCATGATCATTCCCGCGCTCGTGCTGACCTTCATCGTGCAGAAGCATCTCGTTTCCGGCCTCACCTCCGGCGCAGTCAAAGGATAATCCATGGCAACCGTTTCCCTTGAAAAGCTGGTCAAGCGCTACGGCTCGCTCGAAGTGGTGCACGGCATCGACCTGGAGGTCGCGGACCGCGAATTCATCGCGCTCGTCGGCCCCTCTGGCTGCGGCAAATCGACGACGCTGCGCATGATCGCCGGCCTGGAGCCGATTTCCGGCGGCAATCTCAGGATCGGCGGCCAGATCGTCAACGACCTGCCACCGCGCTCGCGCAACCTCGCCATGGTCTTCCAGTCCTACGCGCTCTATCCGCACATGACGGTGCGAGAGAACATGGGATTCTCGCTGAAGATCGCGGGCATGAAGCCGGAGGAGATCGCCCCGCGCGTCGACGAGGCGGCCAGGACGCTCGACCTTGTCCATCTGCTCGACCGACGCCCCTCGCAGCTTTCCGGCGGCCAGCGCCAGCGCGTCGCCATGGGCCGCGCCATCGTGCGCGATCCTGACGTCTTCCTGTTCGACGAGCCGCTCTCCAACCTCGATGCGAAGCTGCGCACGCAGATGCGCGTCGAGATCAAGAAGCTGCACGCCAAGGTGCAATCGACGGTGATCTACGTCACCCACGACCAGGTCGAGGCGATGACGCTCGCCGACCGCATCGTCATCATGCGTGACGGCCATATCGAGCAGGTCGGCA contains:
- a CDS encoding CaiB/BaiF CoA transferase family protein, which codes for MQDETGLLAGLTVVDMSQFLSGPYCSLRLLDLGARVIKIERPDGGDLSRRLYLSDTEVGGDSTLFHAINRGKESLGIDLKNPDDLAFLRRLLAKADVLIQNFRPGVIERLGLDYAAVKTINPAIVYASISGYGEDGPWVMRPGQDLLAQARSGLMWLNGDEEQGPVPFGLAVADMLAGANACQGILAALVRRGISGKGAFIQTSLLESLVDFQFEVLTTHLNDGGRKPRRSDFRSAHAYLSAPYGVYPAKDGYLALAMTPIGRLQDLLQIEALEPYRDDSKAWFTARDAIKQIIAARIAGETVDHWLSILEPADIWCSKVLEWPELMASDGFRILDMLQTVTREDDVSVGTTRCPVRVDGRRPKGGRAAPRVGEHTSDIRAEFAK
- a CDS encoding extracellular solute-binding protein, which codes for MSITLKGMTWSHPRGYDPMVAASRDWLTETGVSIAWDKRSLQDFESFPVEELARSYDLIVIDHPHVGQITGEGCLAPLDVPGREAAFAALADGSVGASSPSYNWQGRQWAFPIDAATQVLAYRPDRLAAPPTRWEEVLDLAKAGEVLLPLRPPHSLMCLFSLCGNLGRPCSVEKDWPFIDAGIGVEAIERIRELAALMDPACIEMDPIAVLDRMGAEGARHSLVPLVYGYVSYSLEGFRANRIAFADMPVAGADGPVGSALGGTGIAVSSFSTNREAAIDFAYWIAGGIVQAGRYWQSGGQPGHAAGWEDAGANAATLDFYRNTRRTLEGGWLRPRHDGYMPFQEAASQRINQAVTGHEPAAQAIADLNALFLKSFR
- a CDS encoding IclR family transcriptional regulator translates to MSDEENDRYRAPALDKGLDILELLADVDGGLTQAEIAKRLDRSPNEFYRMLDRLVKRGYVTRIDGDRFSLTLKLFGLAQLHAPVRRLVSFAVPLMRELAEASRQANQLVVFDRGNPVVIAQQEAPGYWGISIRVGSRIGLFDTGSGHALLAFRAPQERERMIAEHVGDGGADGRVTPEFLSRLDLIRTRGYEMMPSAQTAGVINLSAPVLGADGTAIAALTVPYITLINTPVAPDISTTIQLLSDTTRNLSEMAGAGFKADE
- a CDS encoding sugar ABC transporter substrate-binding protein — translated: MSRFLAGVAAGAVICAWAGSALAADLPGKFEGVTVDAKLIGGQQYEALYARIAEWEKAAGAKVNVLSKKNHFELDKEIKSDIATGNITWCVGSNHSSFAPQYPDIYTDLAALLPKEEVDAFVPANIAASTLGGKLVMLPRAQFDVSALYYQKSLYQDEAKKAAFKGKYGYDLAPPDTWQQVTDQATFFASPPDFYGTQYAGKEEAINGRFYEMLVAEGGEYLDADGKPVFNSEAGVRALDWFVNLYKAKAVPAGTTNYLWDDLGQGFASGTIAVNLDWPGWASFFNDPKSSKVAGNVGVKVQPAGSSGKRTGWSGHHGFSVTESCANKEAAASLVWFLTNEDSQKLESSAGPLPTRTAVWEYNIQQAESDPYRKEVLTAFQEAAKNAFAVPQTPSWIEISNAVYPELQAAILGDKTSKEALDAAAEKATQILEDAGSL
- a CDS encoding carbohydrate ABC transporter permease, with the protein product MKGWRPPAPFLLLLPAVLVLAAVVIIPLILSLYSSFTSFRLTQPASLYNFIGFRNYARILTDIEFWTAFGRTVLLLTVALNVEMLLGLGLAMLVEKATRGQRLLRTIMMFPMMFSPILVGFQFKFMFNDNIGLVNNALQSLGLTDQAIPWLIDGSLAFTAILIAEIWSSTSVFAILILAGLLAMPKEPIEAARVDGCTPWQTFRYVTWPFIMPFAYIAMTIRSLDVARAYDIVKIMTDGGPAKRTELLWTLVSRTAYADARMGLANAMAYVAILLSILFTVYFFRKLAAARTQIAAEW
- a CDS encoding carbohydrate ABC transporter permease, coding for MNDNAKARFNGILLSAAHKIGLFLAMAIICLPGLWIVLASFRPTVEIMAKPPVWVPENLSFDAYVAMFSGVGQGGIPVIEYFRNSLIISVTSTAIALAIGMAGGYAFARFRFKAKSSIFLGLMLTRTVPGIALSLPLFFVYSRLGIIDTHFGLIMAYVALNVPFTIWLIDGFFRQVPKDLAEAAQIDGCTRWQAFWQVEFPLAGPGIASAGIFAFLTSWNEFALASQLTRSVTSKTLPVGLLDYTSEFTIDWRGMCALAVIMIIPALVLTFIVQKHLVSGLTSGAVKG
- a CDS encoding ABC transporter ATP-binding protein, whose translation is MATVSLEKLVKRYGSLEVVHGIDLEVADREFIALVGPSGCGKSTTLRMIAGLEPISGGNLRIGGQIVNDLPPRSRNLAMVFQSYALYPHMTVRENMGFSLKIAGMKPEEIAPRVDEAARTLDLVHLLDRRPSQLSGGQRQRVAMGRAIVRDPDVFLFDEPLSNLDAKLRTQMRVEIKKLHAKVQSTVIYVTHDQVEAMTLADRIVIMRDGHIEQVGTPEDVFQRPQSKFVAGFIGSPPMNLKDAEIADGQLVFANGDRLPLPVRLRDKVTAGQKVTFGLRPDDLYPAGHGIHSGEDADVHRQELDVILTEPLGNETLVFSAFGGAEWVGRMLNPRRLTPGDALPFCFDLSQAHLFDRDSGRTLRG